A genomic region of Halichondria panicea chromosome 5, odHalPani1.1, whole genome shotgun sequence contains the following coding sequences:
- the LOC135335889 gene encoding uncharacterized protein LOC135335889 isoform X2: protein MASSNKLYCLFLLSVLLHISLGAGDDPTMDVNPTAPNTRGSRFALAFMQNHAQTAVTTKQQIGLFITTEQESSPFTLETRWPGVNGTGFTETSPGSGLWSRTEIARQGEFTFINLLAGRGGQQDIAVQNNGEIDEAERQKGLFITAENANDELTIYVLNNELISTDAYTAINCVEFPGATDYKYFIFSSDVFGGERFESRFIFTPCQDDTTVSVQASQTQIHPSWVLPSSGSPSARVEAIYGRAFNRFDTVMISNLDDLTGSIITSDKPLAVFSGHQCGTPTDDGTCDYLVEQLPPHPTYGDLFFMAPFAVRQSGELYRIGSLGAGAQVTINCECLPSSADGNNRVGLVSAGNGVYTATVGAGQYAECQTPQSAQTYCCVTSSQPVTMAAYTLGNLIDNLQNIQDPPLPFNPIGDPALVYIPPVNSYLNSYSLSTAKNLTTQFQGFISYILPTRIFDNSPQDRQRFRVNGETYIPDQYEAINCLVGGSNEVCAYGATRFLGVGNFNLSYDNIEGGAFWGFTYGYAREVSFAYPLPFEMEPVGLAWIRAVDLVVLETVGTVDLMFSITRGDQSGRSRAFADTQDLSAIEGSDYNDPQPQNNGGPTENGNLRWRAGDTLPRVPYVVTILDDDTPEPVEVVEVMVQCVARENCYLPRTRYTITIIDDQGACLDLPPFSGGSISYDFEFFSEINGRPYGTVATYMCDAGSITGEPTRTCENGVWSGSEPSCGAANPVVIMFSRATFSFSESDGQGFVEIVANMAPTQDLDFIVTGGPSTQDFVVVSAAGLPGRFTLSAGQTSVRVPFNINNDEVGPEDLETYLAFLSLTSEAMAAGHSLGALTQATVSVTDDDGACPDLPDFSGGSISYDFEFFSEINGRPYGTVATYMCDAGSITGEPTRTCENGVWSGSEPSCGAANPVVIMFSRATISFSESDGQGFVEIVANMAPTQDVDFIVTGGPSTQDFVVVSAAGLPGRFTLSAGQTSVRVPFNINNDEVGPEDLETYLAFLSLTSEAMAAGHSLGALTQATVSVTDDDALCNDLPPLANGMIIYNVSEGPQRTVATYTCDEGFQLLGDEIRTCEDGVWAEASPLQCAQEAAPSLLSVGAVIGIVIGSLALLLVAIILLIALRYRKYKSKALGINESSPPSDLRPDVADKLPDHVYDYISVFQERNLETSTGNPKPSTAGGGASEVQFELTPCEAYGPGNPQPSTVQFELTPCEAYGSGNPQPSTAGNGASEVQFELTPCEAYMGL from the exons ATCCTACTGCTCCAAACACCAGAGGAAGCAGATTTGCTCTTGCCTTCATGCAGAATCACGCACAAACTGCAGTaaccacaaaacaacaaattGGTCTTTTCATCACCACTGAACAGGAGAGCTCACCTTTCACCCTAGAGACACGATGGCCAGGAGTGAATGGAACAGGATTCACTGAGACCTCTCCTGGATCTGGGCTATGGTCTCGCACGGAAATCGCTCGACAAGGAGAATTCACTTTTATTAATCTGCTGGCAGGAAGAGGTGGCCAACAAGACATAGCCGTGCAAAACAATGGAGAAATCGATGAAGCTGAAAGACAAAAGGGACTGTTTATAACAGCAGAAAATGCAAATGATGAGCTCACTATATATGTGCTCAATAATGAATTGATCTCCACTGATGCGTACACGGCTATCAACTGTGTTGAGTTTCCAGGTGCGACAGATTACAAGTACTTCATCTTTTCATCTGATGTATTCGGTGGAGAACGATTTGAGAGTCGATTTATCTTTACTCCTTGTCAAGATGACACTACTGTCAGTGTACAAGCCTCTCAAACTCAAATCCATCCCTCATGGGTGCTACCGAGTTCTGGCAGCCCAAGTGCTCGAGTTGAAGCAATTTATGGGAGGGCTTTCAATCGTTTTGACACTGTGATGATTAGCAATCTTGACGATCTTACCGGCTCTATCATCACTTCTGACAAGCCATTGGCTGTATTTTCTGGACATCAATGTGGAACTCCTACTGATGATGGAACTTGCGACTATCTTGTAGAACAATTGCCACCTCATCCAACATATGGTGACCTGTTTTTCATGGCTCCCTTTGCTGTCAGACAAAGCGGTGAACTGTACAGAATTGGCTCCCTTGGGGCTGGAGCACAAGTAACAATCAATTGTGAGTGTTTACCAAGTTCAGCTGATGGGAATAATCGAGTTGGACTGGTTAGCGCTGGAAATGGTGTTTACACGGCCACAGTGGGTGCAGGACAATACGCTGAGTGCCAGACACCTCAGAGTGCTCAGACCTATTGTTGTGTTACGTCTTCTCAACCCGTTACTATGGCTGCTTACACACTTGGAAACTTGATTGACAACCTTCAAAACATACAGGATCCACCACTTCCTTTTAATCCAATTGGAGATCCAGCCCTCGTTTACATACCACCAGTTAACTCTTATTTGAATAGTTATAGTCTCAGTACAGCCAAAAATTTGACTACTCAGTTTCAGGGATTTATAAGCTACATCTTGCCCACTCGCATCTTTGATAATTCCCCACAAGATCGGCAAAGGTTTCGTGTAAATGGAGAAACATACATTCCCGACCAATACGAAGCCATCAACTGTTTAGTAGGTGGTTCAAATGAGGTGTGTGCTTACGGAGCTACCAGATTTTTGGGCGTAGGTAATTTTAACCTTTCTTACGACAACATTGAAGGTGGAGCATTCTGGGGATTTACATATGGCTACGCTCGAGAGGTTTCATTTGCTTATCCTTTGCCTTTTGAAATGGAGCCAGTTGGAT TGGCCTGGATTCGAGCAGTGGATCTAGTTGTACTGGAAACTGTTGGAACGGTTGATCTCATGTTTAGTATCACCCGTGGTGATCAGTCAGGGCGTAGTAGAGCATTTGCTGACACTCAAGACCTCTCAGCCATAGAAG gttctgATTATAATGATCCTCAGCCACAAAATAATGGTGGGCCCACTGAAAATGGCAACCTGCGATGGAGAGCTGGTGACACGTTACCTCGTGTTCCATACGTAGTCACTATTTTGGATGATGACACTCCAGagccagtggaagtggtgGAGGTGATGGTGCAGTGTGTTGCACGAGAGAACTGCTACCTGCCCAGAACTCGGTACACCATAACCATTATTGATGATCAAG GTGCCTGTCTTGACCTACCTCCTTTCTCTGGTGGTTCCATCTCATACGACTTTGAGTTTTTCTCAGAGATTAATGGTCGACCATACGGAACAGTTGCCACGTACATGTGTGATGCTGGAAGTATAACGGGAGAACCTACAAGGACTTGTGAAAATGGAGTGTGGTCAGGAAGTGAACCAAGCTGTGGGGCGGCAA ATCCGGTTGTGATTATGTTCAGTAGGGCCACGTTCTCATTCAGTGAGAGTGATGGACAAGGCTTCGTGGAGATAGTGGCAAACATGGCTCCCACTCAAGACCTTGACTTCATAGTCACCGGAG GCCCCAGCACTCAAGACTTTGTGGTTGTGTCGGCAGCTGGTCTTCCTGGTCGGTTCACACTCTCTGCCGGGCAGACGTCCGTCCGAGTGCCGTTCAACATCAATAACGATGAGGTTGGTCCGGAGGATCTGGAGACGTATTTGGCATTTCTCTCCCTCACCTCTGAGGCTATGGCCGCTGGACACTCTTTAGGAGCTCTAACTCAAGCCACCGTGTCAGTCACGGACGATGACG GTGCCTGTCCTGACCTACCTGATTTCTCTGGTGGATCCATCTCATACGACTTTGAGTTTTTCTCAGAGATTAATGGTCGACCATACGGAACAGTTGCCACGTACATGTGTGATGCTGGAAGTATAACGGGAGAACCTACAAGAACTTGTGAAAATGGAGTGTGGTCAGGAAGTGAACCAAGCTGTGGGGCGGCAA ATCCGGTTGTGATTATGTTCAGTAGGGCCACGATCTCATTCAGTGAGAGTGATGGACAAGGCTTTGTGGAGATAGTGGCAAACATGGCTCCCACTCAAGATGTTGACTTCATAGTCACCGGAG GCCCCAGCACTCAAGACTTTGTGGTTGTGTCGGCAGCTGGTCTTCCTGGTCGGTTCACACTCTCTGCCGGGCAGACGTCCGTCCGAGTGCCGTTCAACATCAATAACGATGAGGTTGGTCCGGAGGATCTGGAGACGTATTTGGCATTTCTCTCCCTCACCTCTGAGGCTATGGCCGCTGGACACTCTTTAGGAGCTCTAACTCAAGCCACCGTGTCAGTCACGGACGATGACG CTTTGTGTAATGATCTTCCACCACTCGCTAATGGAATGATCATCTACAATGTGTCTGAAGGACCACAGAGAACAGTTGCTACGTACACCTGTGATGAAGGGTTCCAGCTCCTAGGAGATGAGATAAGGACCTGTGAAGATGGAGTGTGGGCGGAAGCTAGTCCTCTTCAGTGTGCACAAGAAG CTGCTCCTTCACTACTGAGTGTAGGTGCTGTGATTGGCATTGTGATTGGATCATTGGCTCTTCTATTGGTGGCCATAATTTTGCTGATTGCTCTGAGATATCGGAAATATAAATCAAAGGCTTTGGGTATCAATGAAAGCAGCCCACCATCAGATTT GAGGCCTGATGTTGCTGATAAGCTTCCTGACCATGTCTATGATTATATAAGTGTATTTCAAGAGAGGAATTTAGAAACTTCCACTGGAAACCCTAAACCCTCCACAGCAGGGGGCGGTGCTTCAGAGGTGCAGTTTGAACTAACACCTTGTGAGGCTTATGGGCCTGGAAACCCTCAACCCTCCACGGTGCAGTTTGAACTAACACCTTGTGAGGCTTATGGGTCTGGAAATCCTCAACCCTCTACAGCAGGGAACGGTGCTTCAGAGGTGCAGTTTGAACTAACACCCTGTGAGGCTTATATGGGTCTGTAA
- the LOC135335889 gene encoding uncharacterized protein LOC135335889 isoform X4, producing the protein MQNHAQTAVTTKQQIGLFITTEQESSPFTLETRWPGVNGTGFTETSPGSGLWSRTEIARQGEFTFINLLAGRGGQQDIAVQNNGEIDEAERQKGLFITAENANDELTIYVLNNELISTDAYTAINCVEFPGATDYKYFIFSSDVFGGERFESRFIFTPCQDDTTVSVQASQTQIHPSWVLPSSGSPSARVEAIYGRAFNRFDTVMISNLDDLTGSIITSDKPLAVFSGHQCGTPTDDGTCDYLVEQLPPHPTYGDLFFMAPFAVRQSGELYRIGSLGAGAQVTINCECLPSSADGNNRVGLVSAGNGVYTATVGAGQYAECQTPQSAQTYCCVTSSQPVTMAAYTLGNLIDNLQNIQDPPLPFNPIGDPALVYIPPVNSYLNSYSLSTAKNLTTQFQGFISYILPTRIFDNSPQDRQRFRVNGETYIPDQYEAINCLVGGSNEVCAYGATRFLGVGNFNLSYDNIEGGAFWGFTYGYAREVSFAYPLPFEMEPVGLAWIRAVDLVVLETVGTVDLMFSITRGDQSGRSRAFADTQDLSAIEGSDYNDPQPQNNGGPTENGNLRWRAGDTLPRVPYVVTILDDDTPEPVEVVEVMVQCVARENCYLPRTRYTITIIDDQGACLDLPPFSGGSISYDFEFFSEINGRPYGTVATYMCDAGSITGEPTRTCENGVWSGSEPSCGAANPVVIMFSRATFSFSESDGQGFVEIVANMAPTQDLDFIVTGGPSTQDFVVVSAAGLPGRFTLSAGQTSVRVPFNINNDEVGPEDLETYLAFLSLTSEAMAAGHSLGALTQATVSVTDDDGACPDLPDFSGGSISYDFEFFSEINGRPYGTVATYMCDAGSITGEPTRTCENGVWSGSEPSCGAANPVVIMFSRATISFSESDGQGFVEIVANMAPTQDVDFIVTGGPSTQDFVVVSAAGLPGRFTLSAGQTSVRVPFNINNDEVGPEDLETYLAFLSLTSEAMAAGHSLGALTQATVSVTDDDALCNDLPPLANGMIIYNVSEGPQRTVATYTCDEGFQLLGDEIRTCEDGVWAEASPLQCAQEAAPSLLSVGAVIGIVIGSLALLLVAIILLIALRYRKYKSKALGINESSPPSDLRPDVADKLPDHVYDYISVFQERNLETSTGNPKPSTAGGGASEVQFELTPCEAYGPGNPQPSTVQFELTPCEAYGSGNPQPSTAGNGASEVQFELTPCEAYMGL; encoded by the exons ATGCAGAATCACGCACAAACTGCAGTaaccacaaaacaacaaattGGTCTTTTCATCACCACTGAACAGGAGAGCTCACCTTTCACCCTAGAGACACGATGGCCAGGAGTGAATGGAACAGGATTCACTGAGACCTCTCCTGGATCTGGGCTATGGTCTCGCACGGAAATCGCTCGACAAGGAGAATTCACTTTTATTAATCTGCTGGCAGGAAGAGGTGGCCAACAAGACATAGCCGTGCAAAACAATGGAGAAATCGATGAAGCTGAAAGACAAAAGGGACTGTTTATAACAGCAGAAAATGCAAATGATGAGCTCACTATATATGTGCTCAATAATGAATTGATCTCCACTGATGCGTACACGGCTATCAACTGTGTTGAGTTTCCAGGTGCGACAGATTACAAGTACTTCATCTTTTCATCTGATGTATTCGGTGGAGAACGATTTGAGAGTCGATTTATCTTTACTCCTTGTCAAGATGACACTACTGTCAGTGTACAAGCCTCTCAAACTCAAATCCATCCCTCATGGGTGCTACCGAGTTCTGGCAGCCCAAGTGCTCGAGTTGAAGCAATTTATGGGAGGGCTTTCAATCGTTTTGACACTGTGATGATTAGCAATCTTGACGATCTTACCGGCTCTATCATCACTTCTGACAAGCCATTGGCTGTATTTTCTGGACATCAATGTGGAACTCCTACTGATGATGGAACTTGCGACTATCTTGTAGAACAATTGCCACCTCATCCAACATATGGTGACCTGTTTTTCATGGCTCCCTTTGCTGTCAGACAAAGCGGTGAACTGTACAGAATTGGCTCCCTTGGGGCTGGAGCACAAGTAACAATCAATTGTGAGTGTTTACCAAGTTCAGCTGATGGGAATAATCGAGTTGGACTGGTTAGCGCTGGAAATGGTGTTTACACGGCCACAGTGGGTGCAGGACAATACGCTGAGTGCCAGACACCTCAGAGTGCTCAGACCTATTGTTGTGTTACGTCTTCTCAACCCGTTACTATGGCTGCTTACACACTTGGAAACTTGATTGACAACCTTCAAAACATACAGGATCCACCACTTCCTTTTAATCCAATTGGAGATCCAGCCCTCGTTTACATACCACCAGTTAACTCTTATTTGAATAGTTATAGTCTCAGTACAGCCAAAAATTTGACTACTCAGTTTCAGGGATTTATAAGCTACATCTTGCCCACTCGCATCTTTGATAATTCCCCACAAGATCGGCAAAGGTTTCGTGTAAATGGAGAAACATACATTCCCGACCAATACGAAGCCATCAACTGTTTAGTAGGTGGTTCAAATGAGGTGTGTGCTTACGGAGCTACCAGATTTTTGGGCGTAGGTAATTTTAACCTTTCTTACGACAACATTGAAGGTGGAGCATTCTGGGGATTTACATATGGCTACGCTCGAGAGGTTTCATTTGCTTATCCTTTGCCTTTTGAAATGGAGCCAGTTGGAT TGGCCTGGATTCGAGCAGTGGATCTAGTTGTACTGGAAACTGTTGGAACGGTTGATCTCATGTTTAGTATCACCCGTGGTGATCAGTCAGGGCGTAGTAGAGCATTTGCTGACACTCAAGACCTCTCAGCCATAGAAG gttctgATTATAATGATCCTCAGCCACAAAATAATGGTGGGCCCACTGAAAATGGCAACCTGCGATGGAGAGCTGGTGACACGTTACCTCGTGTTCCATACGTAGTCACTATTTTGGATGATGACACTCCAGagccagtggaagtggtgGAGGTGATGGTGCAGTGTGTTGCACGAGAGAACTGCTACCTGCCCAGAACTCGGTACACCATAACCATTATTGATGATCAAG GTGCCTGTCTTGACCTACCTCCTTTCTCTGGTGGTTCCATCTCATACGACTTTGAGTTTTTCTCAGAGATTAATGGTCGACCATACGGAACAGTTGCCACGTACATGTGTGATGCTGGAAGTATAACGGGAGAACCTACAAGGACTTGTGAAAATGGAGTGTGGTCAGGAAGTGAACCAAGCTGTGGGGCGGCAA ATCCGGTTGTGATTATGTTCAGTAGGGCCACGTTCTCATTCAGTGAGAGTGATGGACAAGGCTTCGTGGAGATAGTGGCAAACATGGCTCCCACTCAAGACCTTGACTTCATAGTCACCGGAG GCCCCAGCACTCAAGACTTTGTGGTTGTGTCGGCAGCTGGTCTTCCTGGTCGGTTCACACTCTCTGCCGGGCAGACGTCCGTCCGAGTGCCGTTCAACATCAATAACGATGAGGTTGGTCCGGAGGATCTGGAGACGTATTTGGCATTTCTCTCCCTCACCTCTGAGGCTATGGCCGCTGGACACTCTTTAGGAGCTCTAACTCAAGCCACCGTGTCAGTCACGGACGATGACG GTGCCTGTCCTGACCTACCTGATTTCTCTGGTGGATCCATCTCATACGACTTTGAGTTTTTCTCAGAGATTAATGGTCGACCATACGGAACAGTTGCCACGTACATGTGTGATGCTGGAAGTATAACGGGAGAACCTACAAGAACTTGTGAAAATGGAGTGTGGTCAGGAAGTGAACCAAGCTGTGGGGCGGCAA ATCCGGTTGTGATTATGTTCAGTAGGGCCACGATCTCATTCAGTGAGAGTGATGGACAAGGCTTTGTGGAGATAGTGGCAAACATGGCTCCCACTCAAGATGTTGACTTCATAGTCACCGGAG GCCCCAGCACTCAAGACTTTGTGGTTGTGTCGGCAGCTGGTCTTCCTGGTCGGTTCACACTCTCTGCCGGGCAGACGTCCGTCCGAGTGCCGTTCAACATCAATAACGATGAGGTTGGTCCGGAGGATCTGGAGACGTATTTGGCATTTCTCTCCCTCACCTCTGAGGCTATGGCCGCTGGACACTCTTTAGGAGCTCTAACTCAAGCCACCGTGTCAGTCACGGACGATGACG CTTTGTGTAATGATCTTCCACCACTCGCTAATGGAATGATCATCTACAATGTGTCTGAAGGACCACAGAGAACAGTTGCTACGTACACCTGTGATGAAGGGTTCCAGCTCCTAGGAGATGAGATAAGGACCTGTGAAGATGGAGTGTGGGCGGAAGCTAGTCCTCTTCAGTGTGCACAAGAAG CTGCTCCTTCACTACTGAGTGTAGGTGCTGTGATTGGCATTGTGATTGGATCATTGGCTCTTCTATTGGTGGCCATAATTTTGCTGATTGCTCTGAGATATCGGAAATATAAATCAAAGGCTTTGGGTATCAATGAAAGCAGCCCACCATCAGATTT GAGGCCTGATGTTGCTGATAAGCTTCCTGACCATGTCTATGATTATATAAGTGTATTTCAAGAGAGGAATTTAGAAACTTCCACTGGAAACCCTAAACCCTCCACAGCAGGGGGCGGTGCTTCAGAGGTGCAGTTTGAACTAACACCTTGTGAGGCTTATGGGCCTGGAAACCCTCAACCCTCCACGGTGCAGTTTGAACTAACACCTTGTGAGGCTTATGGGTCTGGAAATCCTCAACCCTCTACAGCAGGGAACGGTGCTTCAGAGGTGCAGTTTGAACTAACACCCTGTGAGGCTTATATGGGTCTGTAA